One window of the Streptomyces sp. ITFR-21 genome contains the following:
- a CDS encoding serine/threonine-protein kinase — protein MQEAPEPRELGAGGVVRLPVSPEGGPWQLPDHVYEADLGDGAAGRVVRARHEATGTPVAITYLPPALAEDAGFRAAFRAEAELLGNLDSPYVARLHAYVEDGPRAAIVTESVDGVGLDVLLRDKGATAPEPALAVLKGSLLGLAAVHGAGLVHGDHRPARVLVTAEGAVKVAGFGVSARGAQDGTPAGTPVYMSPERWAGGPATAACDVYAAVVTFYECLTGTTPYAGATMAELADGYAAAPVPDGNVPEPVRSLVARGLTKDPAERPQDAAEFAGEVEAVATAAYGEGWEDRGHRGLAALVGLLLPPSGGVAPDTAPPARTAPEPVATEPVATEPGIAPLSGAGAGGVRAGKGPAGAGGRGPRFGRRAKILAVAVAAVLVAGAVAVTAVATGSDDDTAAVRPAPAVGTSLISAPAPVAAPPSAEATTASPAASPSASRPAATAAAPTTPVAQPPATPADSRAAAPGAVPTTPSAGPAKTAGSAGGPHVASVAVTSFACAAGSHTATATVFVRYDGAAAGTLHLTWWRSSTGRPAGAATMTPQTARFPKGATSYTFTDTLTFTPGGSRPYVGLTVSTDPAADSGNGSYGVGCH, from the coding sequence GTGCAGGAAGCGCCGGAGCCCCGGGAGTTGGGCGCCGGCGGGGTCGTGAGACTGCCCGTGTCGCCGGAGGGCGGGCCGTGGCAGCTGCCCGACCACGTGTACGAGGCGGATCTCGGCGACGGGGCCGCCGGGCGGGTGGTGCGGGCGCGGCACGAGGCCACCGGGACCCCGGTCGCGATCACGTACCTGCCGCCCGCGCTGGCCGAGGACGCGGGCTTCCGTGCGGCGTTCCGGGCTGAGGCCGAGCTGCTCGGCAACCTCGACTCGCCGTACGTCGCGCGGTTGCACGCCTACGTGGAGGACGGTCCCCGGGCCGCGATCGTGACGGAGTCGGTCGACGGCGTCGGTCTGGACGTCCTGCTGCGGGACAAGGGCGCGACCGCCCCCGAGCCCGCCCTCGCCGTCCTCAAGGGGTCGCTGCTCGGGCTCGCCGCCGTCCACGGGGCGGGTCTCGTCCACGGCGACCACCGGCCGGCGCGTGTGCTGGTCACCGCCGAGGGCGCCGTCAAGGTCGCCGGCTTCGGCGTCTCGGCACGGGGCGCGCAGGACGGTACGCCCGCTGGCACCCCCGTGTACATGTCGCCTGAGCGGTGGGCGGGCGGCCCGGCCACGGCTGCCTGCGACGTGTACGCCGCGGTGGTCACCTTCTACGAGTGCCTCACCGGCACGACGCCGTACGCGGGCGCCACCATGGCGGAACTCGCGGACGGATACGCCGCGGCGCCGGTCCCCGACGGCAACGTCCCGGAGCCCGTACGGTCGCTGGTGGCCCGGGGGTTGACGAAGGATCCGGCCGAACGGCCGCAGGACGCCGCGGAGTTCGCCGGCGAGGTGGAGGCGGTGGCCACCGCGGCCTACGGCGAGGGCTGGGAGGACCGCGGGCATCGCGGACTCGCCGCGCTGGTCGGCCTGTTGCTGCCGCCGTCCGGCGGGGTCGCTCCGGACACGGCCCCGCCGGCGCGGACCGCCCCCGAGCCCGTCGCCACCGAGCCCGTCGCCACCGAGCCGGGCATCGCGCCGTTGTCCGGCGCGGGCGCCGGGGGCGTCCGCGCCGGGAAGGGGCCCGCGGGCGCCGGGGGCCGCGGGCCCCGGTTCGGGCGGCGCGCCAAGATCCTGGCGGTCGCCGTCGCGGCCGTGCTCGTCGCGGGCGCCGTCGCCGTCACCGCCGTGGCGACCGGCAGCGACGACGACACCGCCGCGGTGCGGCCCGCCCCGGCGGTCGGCACCTCGCTGATCTCGGCCCCGGCTCCCGTTGCCGCCCCGCCCTCGGCGGAGGCCACCACCGCCTCCCCGGCCGCCAGCCCCTCGGCGTCGCGCCCGGCGGCCACCGCGGCCGCGCCGACCACCCCCGTCGCGCAACCGCCGGCCACGCCCGCCGACAGCCGGGCCGCGGCCCCGGGCGCCGTGCCGACCACCCCCTCGGCCGGTCCCGCGAAGACCGCCGGGTCGGCGGGCGGGCCGCATGTCGCCTCCGTCGCCGTCACAAGCTTCGCGTGCGCCGCCGGCAGCCACACGGCGACCGCCACGGTGTTCGTGCGGTACGACGGTGCCGCGGCGGGCACGCTGCACCTCACCTGGTGGCGCAGCAGCACGGGGAGGCCGGCCGGGGCGGCCACGATGACGCCGCAGACCGCGCGGTTCCCCAAGGGGGCGACGAGCTACACCTTCACCGACACGCTGACCTTCACACCGGGTGGCAGCAGGCCGTATGTCGGTCTCACCGTCTCCACCGACCCGGCGGCCGACTCCGGCAACGGTTCCTACGGGGTCGGCTGCCACTGA
- a CDS encoding MarR family winged helix-turn-helix transcriptional regulator, translating into MGAEDDGQDGVAEGAVLGDEIVRMTRQMGAWRQRAREEHWGDRLLLGRLTDSGPRRATDLAADTLLDLSTVSRQIRSLVERGLVERRPDPEDRRGTLLLPTPAGAQAVRAFRAQRNERLGQVLAGWPAEERQAFVRLLGRFNDEFAERHLRAPRAAPGPGGGDAGAG; encoded by the coding sequence ATGGGTGCGGAAGACGACGGGCAGGACGGCGTCGCGGAGGGGGCCGTGCTCGGCGACGAGATCGTGCGGATGACGCGGCAGATGGGCGCGTGGAGGCAGCGGGCGCGGGAGGAGCACTGGGGGGACCGGCTGCTGCTGGGGCGGCTGACGGACTCCGGTCCGCGGCGGGCGACGGATCTGGCCGCCGACACGCTGCTGGACCTGTCCACGGTGAGCCGGCAGATCCGGTCCCTGGTGGAGCGCGGGCTGGTGGAGCGGCGTCCCGATCCTGAGGACCGGCGCGGCACGCTGCTGCTCCCCACCCCGGCCGGGGCGCAGGCCGTGCGCGCCTTCCGGGCCCAGCGCAACGAGCGGCTGGGCCAGGTGCTGGCCGGCTGGCCCGCCGAGGAGCGGCAGGCGTTCGTCCGGCTGCTGGGCCGCTTCAACGACGAGTTCGCCGAGCGCCATCTGCGGGCGCCGCGTGCCGCGCCCGGTCCGGGCGGCGGGGACGCCGGCGCCGGTTGA